In the genome of Triticum urartu cultivar G1812 chromosome 5, Tu2.1, whole genome shotgun sequence, one region contains:
- the LOC125510585 gene encoding uncharacterized protein LOC125510585, with protein MFRSKVQEMILRRRSRSMNGAACAQHAGNSSTAPCDAGGKAAATVAFAARAPLFAAPRLLHSSSLPAGDRAAVITGSPARDSETTAAYAMSPTSVLDASAAFGSTVDAGGGKRRPWCDGCAGPHGLADVLDCAHEAQRRKSVLRSTVRAQAPALVRSCSLDRRVEFGVKNKSSWLPLRAARAGAAEESEDGLSSEDYTCVISRGPNPRTVHIFGDRVVDSSACR; from the coding sequence ATGTTCAGATCCAAGGTCCAGGAGATGATCCTCAGGAGGAGGTCCAGGTCCATGAACGGCGCCGCATGCGCGCAGCACGCCGGCAACTCTTCCACGGCCCCGTGCGACGCCGGCGGCAAGGCTGCTGCTACTGTTGCTTTTGCTGCTCGCGCGCCGTTGTTCGCCGCGCCGAGGCTGCTTCACTCGTCGTCGCTCCCTGCCGGCGACCGCGCCGCGGTCATCACTGGGAGCCCCGCGCGGGACTCCGAGACGACGGCCGCCTACGCCATGAGCCCGACCTCCGTGCTGGACGCATCAGCGGCCTTCGGCTCGACCGTGGACGCCGGCGGGGGCAAGCGCCGGCCGTGGTGCGACGGGTGCGCGGGCCCGCACGGGCTCGCCGACGTGCTCGACTGCGCCCACGAGGCCCAGCGGAGGAAGAGCGTCCTCCGGAGCACCGTCAGAGCGCAGGCGCCGGCTCTTGTCAGGTCGTGCTCCCTGGACCGGCGCGTGGAGTTCGGCGTCAAGAACAAGAGCTCATGGCTGCCGCTGCGCGCCGCCCGCGCGGGGGCGGCCGAGGAGTCGGAGGACGGGCTGTCGTCCGAGGACTACACCTGCGTCATCTCCCGCGGGCCCAACCCGCGGACGGTGCACATCTTCGGCGACCGCGTCGTGGATTCATCCGCTTGCAGGTGA